The Cyprinus carpio isolate SPL01 chromosome A5, ASM1834038v1, whole genome shotgun sequence genome has a segment encoding these proteins:
- the lcn15 gene encoding lipocalin-15 isoform X1, protein MTLALALLLCVFLGTHSFNTQHVVEPQPNFNMEKFSGEWYRIGLADESQLFAMFKNQLKISKGLLEPDAEGNVNLTMWTMRPYGCSISVYSYEKTDVPGEFTYFSKRHKIRKDITIVETNYTDYSLVLKYKNMDKEYTQVALYGRSSILRPDLIQIFRSFALSLGFSEEAIVAPTDVDPCPILEPILEPSQLWIQTLAFIYSVLLNIWGRVFVLTQTIIGEMQHYNASSV, encoded by the exons atgactCTGGCATTAGCACTtttgctttgtgtgtttttggggaCACATAGTTTCAACACACAACATGTTGTTGAACCTCAGCCCAACTTTAATATGGAAAAA TTTTCAGGTGAATGGTACCGGATTGGACTTGCAGATGAGTCACAGTTGTTTGCAATGTTCAAAAACCAGTTGAAGATTTCTAAAGGCCTTCTTGAACCAGATGCCGAGGGAAATGTGAATCTGACCATGTGGACCATGAG ACCATATGGATGCTCCATCAGTGTTTATTCATACGAGAAGACAGATGTTCCTGGAGAATTCACTTACTTCAGCAAAA ggCACAAGATAAGAAAAGACATCACAATAGTGGAGACCAATTACACTGATTATAGTTTGGTCCTTAAATACAAGAACATGGACAAAGAATACACTCAAGTAGCTCTTTACG GACGGTCATCCATACTAAGGCCAGATCTAATACAGATATTCAGATCTTTTGCTTTATCTCTGGGCTTTTCTGAGGAGGCCATTGTCGCTCCAACAGATGTTG acCCCTGCCCTATCCTAGAACCTATCCTAGAACCAAG CCAGCTGTGGATTCAGACCTTGGCTTTCATATATTCTGTTTTGTTAAACATTTGGGGAAGAGTGTTTGTTTTAACGCAAACAATCATTGGAGAAATGCAACACTATAACGCATCGTCAGTGTAA
- the lcn15 gene encoding lipocalin-15 isoform X2 — MTLALALLLCVFLGTHSFNTQHVVEPQPNFNMEKFSGEWYRIGLADESQLFAMFKNQLKISKGLLEPDAEGNVNLTMWTMRPYGCSISVYSYEKTDVPGEFTYFSKRHKIRKDITIVETNYTDYSLVLKYKNMDKEYTQVALYGRSSILRPDLIQIFRSFALSLGFSEEAIVAPTDVDPCPILEPILEPRNTAEFREEKSAQSPNQSVFGTENLSKV, encoded by the exons atgactCTGGCATTAGCACTtttgctttgtgtgtttttggggaCACATAGTTTCAACACACAACATGTTGTTGAACCTCAGCCCAACTTTAATATGGAAAAA TTTTCAGGTGAATGGTACCGGATTGGACTTGCAGATGAGTCACAGTTGTTTGCAATGTTCAAAAACCAGTTGAAGATTTCTAAAGGCCTTCTTGAACCAGATGCCGAGGGAAATGTGAATCTGACCATGTGGACCATGAG ACCATATGGATGCTCCATCAGTGTTTATTCATACGAGAAGACAGATGTTCCTGGAGAATTCACTTACTTCAGCAAAA ggCACAAGATAAGAAAAGACATCACAATAGTGGAGACCAATTACACTGATTATAGTTTGGTCCTTAAATACAAGAACATGGACAAAGAATACACTCAAGTAGCTCTTTACG GACGGTCATCCATACTAAGGCCAGATCTAATACAGATATTCAGATCTTTTGCTTTATCTCTGGGCTTTTCTGAGGAGGCCATTGTCGCTCCAACAGATGTTG acCCCTGCCCTATCCTAGAACCTATCCTAGAACCAAG GAATACAGCAGAATTCAGAGAGGAGAAATCTGCACAATCTCCTAATCAATCAGTCTTTGGCACTGAGAATCTTTCCAAAGTGTGA
- the LOC109062875 gene encoding solute carrier family 2, facilitated glucose transporter member 8-like: MDDYEETRPLLVNDELTDENRSEQDSYLDKVKNGKLYMATFAAVLGPLSFGFVLGYSSPAIPELRKIQDPRLQLSKDEASWFGSVVTLGAALGGLLGGWIVERIGRKLSLMFCAVPFICGFTVIIAAQNHWMLYVGRVLTGLASGVTSLVVPLYISETAHERVRGTMGSCVQLMVVTGIMGAYVTGLFLDWQWLAITCSIPPTLMLVCMCFMPETPRFLLCQGKRREAEEALRFLRGPDAPAEWECARIEEAYKNEEQSFSLADLKDPGVFKPLGIGIMMMLFQQMTGINAIMFYAETIFEQAHFESSDVATVIVAATQVVFTAIAAIIMDKAGRKVLLILSGVTMCVSEAVFGVYFKLTVQHNNSSLTSVLTDAQGSLAEQPPTDLAWLAVGSMGLFIAGFALGWGPTPWLVMSEIFPTRVRGLGSALCVLTNWTCAFIVTKTFQNLVDAITSAGTFWMFSGMCALNVIFTAIFVPETKGKTLEEIQACFKGTRQH; encoded by the exons ATGGATGATTACGAGGAGACCAGACCACTGCTGGTCAACGATGAGCTGACAGACGAAAACAGATCGGAGCAGGACTCGTATCTAGA TAAAGTTAAGAATGGGAAGCTGTACATGGCCACATTCGCAGCAGTTCTGGGACCCCTGAGTTTTGGGTTTGTCCTGGGTTACAGCTCTCCTGCTATACCTGAACTCCGCAAAATCCAAGACCCAAGACTGCAGCTCAGCAAAGATGAAGCTTCCTGGTTTGGG TCCGTGGTGACCCTAGGTGCAGCTCTTGGGGGTCTACTTGGAGGATGGATTGTCGAGAGGATTGGACGAAAATTGAGCCTTATGTTCTGTGCAGTACCATTCATCTGTGGGTTTACGGTCATTATCGCGGCTCAGAACCACTGGATGTTGTATGTGGGCAGAGTGCTCACTGGTCTGGCCAGTGGAGTGACTTCTCTTGTTGTGCCT CTTTACATCTCTGAAACAGCTCATGAGCGTGTTAGGGGAACTATGGGATCGTGCGTGCAACTGATGGTTGTGACAGGCATAATGGGAGCCTATGTAACAG gtttgttcCTGGACTGGCAATGGTTAGCAATCACATGCTCTATCCCTCCCACACTAATGCTGGTGTGTATGTGCTTCATGCCGGAGACGCCACGATTCCTGCTCTGCCAAGGGAAAAGGAGAGAGGCAGAGGAGGCACTGCGCTTCCTCAGGGGTCCTGATGCCCCGGCAGAGTGGGAGTGTGCTAGAATAGAAGAGGCCTACAAAAATGAA GAGCAAAGCTTCAGTCTGGCGGATTTGAAGGACCCTGGTGTCTTTAAGCCTTTAGGCATAGGCATTATGATGATGCTCTTCCAGCAAATGACTGGCATTAATGCCATCATGTTTTATGCAGAGACTATCTTCGAGCAGGCCCATTTTGAa AGCAGCGATGTGGCCACTGTTATTGTTGCAGCCACACAGGTGGTCTTCACTGCAATTGCTGCTATCATCATGGACAAGGCTGGGCGGAAAGTTCTCCTAATCTTGTCTG GTGTTACCATGTGTGTTAGTGAAGCAGTGTTTGGAGTATATTTCAAGTTGACTGTGCAGCATAATAACTCCTCACTGACGAGTGTACTAACAGACGCCCAGGGTTCTCTGGCAGAGCAGCCTCCTACAGACCTGGCCTGGCTGGCTGTGGGAAGCATGGGCCTTTTCATTGCAG GTTTTGCTCTTGGTTGGGGTCCTACTCCTTGGCTGGTGATGTCTGAGATCTTTCCCACACGAGTGAGGGGATTGGGCAGTGCTCTGTGTGTGCTTACCAACTGGACCTGTGCCTTCATCGTCACCAAGACCTTCCAGAACCTCGTG gATGCCATAACCAGCGCAGGGACATTCTGGATGTTCTCAGGAATGTGTGCTCTCAATGTCATCTTCACTGCTATTTTTGTCCCTGAGACCAAAGGCAAAACTCTGGAGGAGATTCAAGCCTGTTTTAAGGGGACTCGTCAGCACTAG
- the LOC109062874 gene encoding tetratricopeptide repeat protein 16 isoform X1 codes for MNPPAGCAETSSMKKKPDMYGERIIKEKAEKHYEAGVAAMSQSHFDKAVSCFSKAILLQSHQTEFYVQRAEAYLQLCDFQSAALDYKHACSLEPQTEAHPQRLAFIYYLQGQCCFDLGMFLEALESFTKAAELKPSFRPYHMRSLACLTALGRYSDCLQLVNNWLKTDGQSADLFTLRARLHHQLNQMTLCYHDLRSALRLKPCCPEAQALLKRLKEAAKDSHQAAVDKALKGELSDALGKINTALEYNPNKAQYYLFRGILYRRLKDFTAAIEDLVLSVEVRGAGEDPPQGDLQDNSEDLEEDAQTQLVLTYNDFAIQCFSRGLYGEAIMLLNKAIEKQRNASELFINRGDCFFKQCEWTFALADYQQAEEMDADNTAIWLRLAIIHYTLGLHSYKDKKYQEAADKFSVAIRYNPGVVQYYENRTKAYSKVAKMEEAKMDAIRVLILEPTNDQVVPLLLSLLPGCSLTDIMSCATAQSVKTQLMAKIQAFKLAVSKVSRIGRMALVKEEGQSQTSSEDGSEQPMKPCITSGEVQCKLVKRKQQLNQAVKRALQQRQPLRYDGPRLAPVPPVHEEPGAQERPYVWRKFGGFGLNC; via the exons ATGAATCCACCTGCTGGCTGTGCCGAG ACCTCATCAATGAAAAAGAAACCGGATATGTATGGGGAGCGCATAATAAAAGAAAAGGCTGAGAAACA TTATGAAGCAGGTGTTGCTGCCATGTCACAGTCTCACTTTGACAAAGCTGTGTCCTGTTTCTCAAAGGCCATACTACTCCAGTCACACCAG ACTGAGTTTTATGTCCAGCGAGCAGAAGCATATCTTCAGCTGTGTGACTTCCAGTCTGCGGCACTAGATTACAAACACGCCTGCAGTCTGGAACCCCAAACCGAGGCCCACCCTCAAAGACTTGCCTTCATCTACTACCTGCAG GGCCAGTGTTGTTTTGATTTAGGGATGTTTCTGGAGGCTCTGGAGTCTTTCACAAAAGCTGCAGAACTCAAACCCTCCTTCCGGCCTTATCACATGAGAAG TTTGGCTTGTCTGACTGCTCTGGGCCGTTACTCTGACTGTCTTCAGTTGGTCAATAATTGGCTGAAGACGGACGGCCAGTCAGCAGACCTCTTCACTCTGAGAGCTCGCCTTCACCACCAGCTCAATCAG ATGACTTTATGCTATCATGACTTGAGGTCAGCACTCAGGCTGAAACCGTGCTGTCCAGAGGCACAGGCACTGTTGAAGAGGCTGAAGGAGGCAGCGAAGGATTCCCATCAGGCAGCTGTTGATAAGGCATTGAAGGGGGAGCTTTCAGATGCACTGGGGAAAATAAACACTGCTCTGGAGTATAACCCCAATAAAGCACAGTACTACCTCTTCAG GGGGATTCTGTATCGGCGCCTGAAAGACTTCACTGCTGCTATTGAGGACTTGGTTCTTTCTGTTGAGGTCCGTGGAGCTGGAGAAGATCCTCCTCAGGGAGACTTGCAGGACAACTCAGAGGATTTAGAGGAAGACGCTCAGACCCAACTGGTGCTCACATACAATGATTTTGCCATTCAGTGCTTCTCCCGGGGTCTGTACGGAGAAGCCATCATGCTTCTGAACAAGGCAATAGAGAAACAGAGAAACGCAAGTGAGCTGTTCATCAACAGAGGAG AttgtttttttaagcagtgtGAGTGGACTTTTGCGCTGGCTGACTATCAGCAAGCAGAGGAGATGGACGCTGACAACACTGCTATCTGGCTACGACTAGCTATAATTCACTATACACTGGGTCTGCATAGCTATAAAGACAA GAAATACCAGGAAGCAGCAGACAAGTTTTCTGTTGCAATAAGGTACAACCCTGGTGTAGTTCAGTATTATGAGAATCGAACCAAAGCTTATAGCAAAGTGGCCAAAATGGAAGAGGCCAAGATGGATGCCATCAGAGTCCTTATCTTAGAGCCAACCAATGATCAG GTGGTGCCTTTGCTGTTGAGTCTGCTCCCAGGATGCTCCTTGACTGATATTATGTCCTGTGCCACTGCACAGTCAGTCAAAACCCAGCTGATGGCAAAGATTCAGGCTTTCAAACTAGCAGTCTCCAAGGTGTCAAG AATTGGCAGGATGGCCCTTGTCAAGGAGGAGGGTCAATCACAAACATCCTCTGAAGATGGTTCAGAGCAGCCAATGAAGCCATGCATCACTTCAGGAGAGGTGCAGTGCAAGCTAGTCAAGAGAAAACAACAG TTGAATCAAGCTGTGAAAAGAGCCCTGCAGCAGAGGCAGCCCCTGCGCTATGACGGGCCCCGTCTGGCCCCTGTCCCCCCTGTACATGAAGAGCCTGGCGCTCAGGAACGGCCATATGTATGGAGGAAATTTGGGGGCTTTGGGCTCAATTGTTGA
- the LOC109062874 gene encoding tetratricopeptide repeat protein 16 isoform X2 produces MNPPAGCAETSSMKKKPDMYGERIIKEKAEKHYEAGVAAMSQSHFDKAVSCFSKAILLQSHQTEFYVQRAEAYLQLCDFQSAALDYKHACSLEPQTEAHPQRLAFIYYLQGQCCFDLGMFLEALESFTKAAELKPSFRPYHMRSLACLTALGRYSDCLQLVNNWLKTDGQSADLFTLRARLHHQLNQMTLCYHDLRSALRLKPCCPEAQALLKRLKEAAKDSHQAAVDKALKGELSDALGKINTALEYNPNKAQYYLFRGILYRRLKDFTAAIEDLVLSVEVRGAGEDPPQGDLQDNSEDLEEDAQTQLVLTYNDFAIQCFSRGLYGEAIMLLNKAIEKQRNASELFINRGDCFFKQCEWTFALADYQQAEEMDADNTAIWLRLAIIHYTLGLHSYKDKKYQEAADKFSVAIRYNPGVVQYYENRTKAYSKVAKMEEAKMDAIRVLILEPTNDQVVPLLLSLLPGCSLTDIMSCATAQSVKTQLMAKIQAFKLAVSKVSRIGRMALVKEEGQSQTSSEDGSEQPMKPCITSGELNQAVKRALQQRQPLRYDGPRLAPVPPVHEEPGAQERPYVWRKFGGFGLNC; encoded by the exons ATGAATCCACCTGCTGGCTGTGCCGAG ACCTCATCAATGAAAAAGAAACCGGATATGTATGGGGAGCGCATAATAAAAGAAAAGGCTGAGAAACA TTATGAAGCAGGTGTTGCTGCCATGTCACAGTCTCACTTTGACAAAGCTGTGTCCTGTTTCTCAAAGGCCATACTACTCCAGTCACACCAG ACTGAGTTTTATGTCCAGCGAGCAGAAGCATATCTTCAGCTGTGTGACTTCCAGTCTGCGGCACTAGATTACAAACACGCCTGCAGTCTGGAACCCCAAACCGAGGCCCACCCTCAAAGACTTGCCTTCATCTACTACCTGCAG GGCCAGTGTTGTTTTGATTTAGGGATGTTTCTGGAGGCTCTGGAGTCTTTCACAAAAGCTGCAGAACTCAAACCCTCCTTCCGGCCTTATCACATGAGAAG TTTGGCTTGTCTGACTGCTCTGGGCCGTTACTCTGACTGTCTTCAGTTGGTCAATAATTGGCTGAAGACGGACGGCCAGTCAGCAGACCTCTTCACTCTGAGAGCTCGCCTTCACCACCAGCTCAATCAG ATGACTTTATGCTATCATGACTTGAGGTCAGCACTCAGGCTGAAACCGTGCTGTCCAGAGGCACAGGCACTGTTGAAGAGGCTGAAGGAGGCAGCGAAGGATTCCCATCAGGCAGCTGTTGATAAGGCATTGAAGGGGGAGCTTTCAGATGCACTGGGGAAAATAAACACTGCTCTGGAGTATAACCCCAATAAAGCACAGTACTACCTCTTCAG GGGGATTCTGTATCGGCGCCTGAAAGACTTCACTGCTGCTATTGAGGACTTGGTTCTTTCTGTTGAGGTCCGTGGAGCTGGAGAAGATCCTCCTCAGGGAGACTTGCAGGACAACTCAGAGGATTTAGAGGAAGACGCTCAGACCCAACTGGTGCTCACATACAATGATTTTGCCATTCAGTGCTTCTCCCGGGGTCTGTACGGAGAAGCCATCATGCTTCTGAACAAGGCAATAGAGAAACAGAGAAACGCAAGTGAGCTGTTCATCAACAGAGGAG AttgtttttttaagcagtgtGAGTGGACTTTTGCGCTGGCTGACTATCAGCAAGCAGAGGAGATGGACGCTGACAACACTGCTATCTGGCTACGACTAGCTATAATTCACTATACACTGGGTCTGCATAGCTATAAAGACAA GAAATACCAGGAAGCAGCAGACAAGTTTTCTGTTGCAATAAGGTACAACCCTGGTGTAGTTCAGTATTATGAGAATCGAACCAAAGCTTATAGCAAAGTGGCCAAAATGGAAGAGGCCAAGATGGATGCCATCAGAGTCCTTATCTTAGAGCCAACCAATGATCAG GTGGTGCCTTTGCTGTTGAGTCTGCTCCCAGGATGCTCCTTGACTGATATTATGTCCTGTGCCACTGCACAGTCAGTCAAAACCCAGCTGATGGCAAAGATTCAGGCTTTCAAACTAGCAGTCTCCAAGGTGTCAAG AATTGGCAGGATGGCCCTTGTCAAGGAGGAGGGTCAATCACAAACATCCTCTGAAGATGGTTCAGAGCAGCCAATGAAGCCATGCATCACTTCAGGAGAG TTGAATCAAGCTGTGAAAAGAGCCCTGCAGCAGAGGCAGCCCCTGCGCTATGACGGGCCCCGTCTGGCCCCTGTCCCCCCTGTACATGAAGAGCCTGGCGCTCAGGAACGGCCATATGTATGGAGGAAATTTGGGGGCTTTGGGCTCAATTGTTGA